The proteins below are encoded in one region of Rhododendron vialii isolate Sample 1 chromosome 7a, ASM3025357v1:
- the LOC131333257 gene encoding uncharacterized protein LOC131333257, protein MANLYVKAVPPTDLNRNTEWFTYPGVWTTYILILFFSWLLVLSLFGCSPGMAWTIVNFSHFLVTYHFFHWKKGTPFADDQGIYNGLTWWEQIDNGKQLTRNRKFLTVVPVVLYLIASHTTDYQHPMLFFNTLAVFVLVVAKFPNMHKVRIFGINGDQ, encoded by the exons ATGGCGAATTTGTACGTGAAGGCGGTGCCACCGACGGATCTGAATCGGAACACGGAATGGTTCACGTACCCAGGGGTTTGGACCACCTATATCTTGATCCTCTTCTTCTCTTGGCTCCTCGTCCTCTCCCTCTTCGGCTGCTCTCCTGGCATGGCCTGGACCATCGTCAATTTCTCCCATTTCCTC GTCACTTATCACTTTTTCCATTGGAAGAAAGGAACTCCATTTGCTGATGACCAGGGGATCTATAATGGGCTGACTTGGTGGGAGCAGATAGACAATGGAAAGCAGCTCACCCGCAACAGAAAGTTTCTGACTGTTGTACCTGTGGTGCT GTACTTGATAGCTTCCCACACAACTGACTACCAACACCCTATGCTATTCTTCAACACTCTTGCAGTGTTTGTCCTAGTTGTTGCCAAGTTCCCCAATATGCACAAGGTCCGTATCTTTGGTATTAATGGAGATCAGTGA
- the LOC131333249 gene encoding aluminum-activated malate transporter 10-like, with protein MANEKESSRGLQGLIARFLSKIWRFLERAWNLGVSEPKKFIHCLKVGLALSFVSLFYYMRPLYDGVGRNAMCAIMTVVVVFEYTVGATLYKCINRATATFLAGSLGVGVHWVAAQSGEKFEPIILGSFVFLLASAATFSRFIPTIKARFDYGAMIFILTFSLVSLSGYRVDELLTMAQNRVSTILLGTSICILISVLLCPVWAGNELRLLVNSNSEKLADSLEGCVAEFFSNGIGNTSNEDSSKKLQAYKCVLNSKGTAESLANFARWEPAHGSFNFRHPWKQYLKIGAAMRNCGFCIESLSSSINSEVQVPKSLNKNLGDICMRLSSHCSQVLKELAATMKTMRKYSTTDVLVGEMNFAVQELQNALKSLPNQQLQIGATGEQTTTEFIVPLIDILPLATAIFLLIEIAARIKGIVDAVDELADLAEFKPEIDEQSKQSQSTSDKTDDVTMKALQKV; from the exons atggCTAATGAAAAAGAATCCTCACGTGGATTACAGGGTCTAATTGCAAGATTTCTATCAAAAATTTGGAGGTTTTTAGAGAGAGCTTGGAATTTAGGAGTCTCTGAGCCTAAGAAGTTTATCCATTGTCTCAAAGTAGGACTGGCTCTTTCATTTGTGTCACTTTTCTATTACATGAGGCCTTTGTATGATGGTGTGGGAAGGAATGCTATGTGTGCAATTATGACCGTGGTAGTAGTTTTCGAATACACAGTCG GTGCAACGCTATACAAATGCATTAATAGAGCAACTGCAACTTTTCTTGCTGGATCTCTGGGCGTTGGTGTTCATTGGGTGGCCGCTCAATCTGGAGAAAAATTTGAGCCCATAATTCTTGGATCTTTCGTTTTTCTTCTTG CTTCAGCGGCTACCTTCTCACGATTCATTCCAACAATAAAAGCGAGATTTGATTATGGTGCCATGATATTCATCCTCACCTTCAGCTTGGTGTCACTTTCGGGATATCGTGTTGATGAACTGTTAACGATGGCACAGAACCGAGTATCAACAATATTGTTAGGAACCTCCATATGCATTCTGATAAGCGTGTTGCTCTGTCCAGTCTGGGCTGGCAATGAGCTTCGCCTTCTTGTCAATAGTAACTCAGAAAAACTTGCAGATTCCTTGGAAG GATGTGTAGCTGAATTCTTCAGCAATGGCATTGGGAACACTAGCAATGAAGACTCTAGTAAAAAGCTGCAAGCATACAAATGTGTACTAAATTCAAAGGGAACAGCGGAATCCCTG GCTAATTTTGCTAGATGGGAGCCTGCGCACGGGAGCTTCAACTTCCGACATCCATGGAAACAGTACCTCAAGATTGGGGCTGCAATGCGCAACTGTGGTTTCTGCATTGAATCTCTCAGTAGCTCCATCAACTCAGAAGTTCAG GTACCCAAGTCTCTAAATAAGAACTTAGGCGATATTTGCATGAGATTGAGCTCTCATTGTTCCCAAGTCTTGAAAGAATTGGCAGCAACAATGAAAACCATGAGAAAATATTCTACAACAGATGTATTGGTGGGAGAAATGAACTTCGCAGTTCAAGAGCTTCAAAATGCCTTGAAATCTCTTCCCAACCAGCAGTTACAAATTGGTGCAACAGGAGAGCAAACCACAACAGAATTCATAGTACCTCTCATAGATATTCTTCCATTGGCCACAGCAATATTTTTACTGATTGAAATTGCAGCACGGATCAAAGGAATTGTTGATGCAGTTGATGAGCTAGCAGATTTAGCTGAATTTAAGCCTGAAATTGATGAGCAATCAAAACAGAGCCAGTCCACTTCAGATAAAACAGATGATGTTACCATGAAGGCCCTTCAAAAGGTCTAA
- the LOC131333248 gene encoding protein LEAD-SENSITIVE 1, producing the protein MGLLSNRVERSEIKAGDHIYTYRAVFAYSHHGIFVGGSKVVHFTPRHDANSSTETSANSYEEKYDLPSSCPTFPDCGFRQPNSGVVLTCLDCFLRNGSLYSFEYGVTPSVFLAKVRGGTCTTAMPDPPETVIHRAMYLLQNGFGNYDVFQNNCEDFALYCKTGLLIVERSGVGRSGQASSVVGAPLAALLSSPLKLLMPSPIGVATVTAGMYCMSRYATDIGVRSDVIKVAVEELAENLGWGEGGDKEEDNGVTDQLIVM; encoded by the exons ATGGGTCTCCTCAGCAACAGAGTGGAAAGAAGTGAGATCAAAGCAGGAGACCACATCTACACTTACAGAGCTGTATTCGCTTACTCTCACCATG GTATCTTTGTTGGGGGAAGCAAAGTGGTTCATTTTACGCCCAGGCATGATGCAAATTCCAGCACAGAGACTTCTGCCAACTCCTATGAAGAAAAATATGACCTCCCCTCATCCTGTCCCACGTTTCCTGACTGTGGATTCAGACAACCCAATAGTGGAGTGGTACTCACCTGCCTCGATTGCTTTCTTCGGAATGGATCACTTTACTCCTTTGAATACGGTGTTACCCCATCTGTTTTCCTTGCCAAAGTACGAGGTGGCACTTGCACCACTGCAATGCCAGATCCACCTGAAACAGTCATTCACAGAGCTATGTATCTGCTTCAAAATGGGTTCGGAAATTATGATGTGTTTCAGAACAACTGTGAGGACTTTGCTTTGTACTGTAAAACTGGCCTTCTGATAGTTGAGAGGTCGGGAGTTGGAAGAAGCGGGCAAGCTTCTTCCGTTGTTGGAGCTCCTTTAGCTGCCCTGCTTTCTTCCCCTCTGAAGTTGTTGATGCCAAGCCCAATTGGTGTGGCTACAGTAACAGCTGGGATGTATTGCATGAGCAGGTATGCTACTGATATTGGTGTCCGATCTGATGTTATCAAGGTAGCAGTGGAGGAATTGGCTGAAAACCTTGGGTGGGGAGAAGGTGGTGACAAAGAAGAGGACAACGGTGTCACTGACCAACTGATTGTCATGTGA